From the genome of Gracilibacillus salitolerans, one region includes:
- a CDS encoding PIN/TRAM domain-containing protein: MLKRFVQLFFIIAGGTAGYLYIPRLLELIGFAEGTWLTTGYVAPYVGLVLGAIILFILSIWISDYIVSFFAWIEEMLMKAPVSDLLFGSLGIIIGLIIAYFLNDPIQSIEIRVVSQVVPIFLSVLLAYFGFQVGFKRRDEFLNLLTLPKKEKKKSLTSEEYDAELPKPKILDTSVIIDGRIADICQTNFLEGTIIIPQFVLEELQHIADSSDALKRNRGRRGLDILNRIQKDLPINVEIYEGDFEEIQEVDSKLVKLAKVMNGIVVTNDFNLNKVCEFQKVPVLNINDLANAVKPIVLPGEELAVQVIKDGKEQNQGVAYLDDGTMIVVEEGKNYIGQNIEVVITSVLQTSAGRMIFAKPKLLEKAL; this comes from the coding sequence GTGCTAAAACGATTCGTGCAACTATTTTTTATTATTGCAGGTGGTACCGCTGGATATTTATATATTCCAAGATTGTTGGAATTAATAGGGTTTGCTGAAGGTACTTGGTTAACAACTGGTTATGTAGCGCCTTATGTGGGGTTAGTATTAGGAGCAATTATTTTATTTATTCTTTCTATATGGATTTCTGATTATATTGTGAGTTTCTTTGCCTGGATTGAAGAAATGTTAATGAAAGCCCCAGTGTCGGATTTATTATTTGGTAGTTTAGGTATTATTATTGGTTTAATTATTGCGTATTTCTTAAATGATCCGATTCAATCGATTGAAATACGAGTTGTTTCACAGGTAGTACCGATCTTTTTAAGTGTCTTACTGGCTTACTTTGGATTTCAGGTAGGGTTTAAAAGAAGAGATGAGTTTTTAAATCTATTAACATTGCCTAAAAAAGAAAAAAAGAAATCTTTAACTTCTGAAGAGTATGATGCTGAATTACCAAAACCTAAAATATTAGATACAAGTGTGATCATTGATGGACGAATTGCAGACATATGCCAAACGAACTTTTTAGAAGGAACGATTATTATTCCTCAATTTGTTTTAGAAGAATTACAACATATCGCTGATTCATCAGATGCATTAAAACGAAATCGAGGTCGAAGAGGCTTGGATATACTAAATCGTATTCAGAAGGATTTACCAATAAATGTAGAAATTTATGAAGGTGACTTCGAGGAAATCCAAGAAGTCGACAGTAAATTAGTAAAGCTAGCAAAAGTGATGAATGGGATTGTCGTAACGAATGACTTTAACTTAAATAAAGTTTGTGAGTTCCAGAAGGTGCCAGTCTTAAATATTAATGACTTAGCAAATGCCGTTAAACCAATTGTGTTACCAGGTGAAGAATTAGCGGTACAGGTCATTAAAGATGGTAAAGAACAGAACCAAGGTGTTGCGTATTTAGATGACGGAACGATGATTGTTGTAGAAGAAGGTAAGAACTATATCGGACAGAACATCGAAGTCGTGATTACAAGCGTTCTGCAAACATCAGCAGGCCGAATGATCTTCGCCAAACCAAAATTGCTTGAAAAAGCACTCTGA
- the ispD gene encoding 2-C-methyl-D-erythritol 4-phosphate cytidylyltransferase has translation MKYNVIVLAAGQGKRMNAGKNKQFIELLKEPLIIHTLKKFIQDSWCHNIYLVINPNEQKQMEDLITAYQWQNQISFVYGGRERQESGYKGLLAISEENQDMVVMIHDGARPFVEEAELHELAHAAKEKKAALLAVPVTDTIKRKNGNKIETLDRSTLWAAQTPQAFEYQLIKKAHQQAIAAEFLGTDDVSLVEALGVPVDIVHGTYQNVKLTTPEDIMRAEMILERQEEKQ, from the coding sequence ATAAAATATAATGTGATCGTGTTAGCGGCAGGGCAAGGTAAACGCATGAACGCAGGCAAAAACAAACAATTCATAGAACTATTAAAAGAACCATTAATTATACATACCTTAAAGAAATTCATTCAGGATAGTTGGTGCCACAATATTTACTTAGTCATCAACCCAAATGAGCAAAAACAAATGGAAGATTTAATCACTGCCTATCAGTGGCAAAACCAAATTTCATTTGTTTACGGTGGCAGAGAACGACAAGAAAGCGGCTATAAAGGGCTACTCGCCATCAGCGAGGAAAACCAAGATATGGTTGTCATGATTCACGACGGAGCAAGGCCATTTGTGGAGGAAGCAGAATTACATGAGCTTGCCCACGCCGCAAAGGAGAAGAAAGCCGCATTGCTCGCCGTCCCTGTCACCGATACGATAAAAAGAAAAAACGGTAACAAAATAGAAACATTGGATCGTTCAACATTATGGGCTGCTCAAACACCACAAGCCTTTGAATATCAATTAATTAAAAAAGCACATCAACAGGCAATAGCAGCTGAATTTCTAGGTACAGATGATGTGTCGCTCGTTGAGGCTTTAGGAGTTCCGGTAGATATCGTTCATGGCACTTATCAAAATGTTAAATTGACTACTCCAGAAGATATTATGCGAGCAGAAATGATCTTAGAGCGACAGGAGGAGAAACAATGA
- the ispF gene encoding 2-C-methyl-D-erythritol 2,4-cyclodiphosphate synthase, whose translation MIRIGQGFDVHQLVEGRPCIIGGIDIPYEYGLLGHSDADVLLHTIADACLGAIGEGDIGKHFPDTDTKFKDADSQKLLQEVWKLVEEKGYKLGNIDCTVIAQAPKLAPYIKAIQENIACLLQCEKEQINVKATTTEKLGFTGRKEGIAAQAVILLMKK comes from the coding sequence ATGATTCGTATCGGACAAGGTTTTGATGTGCATCAATTAGTCGAAGGAAGACCGTGTATTATCGGTGGTATTGATATACCTTATGAATATGGTTTATTAGGACATTCTGATGCCGATGTGTTACTACACACTATTGCAGATGCGTGTCTAGGAGCAATTGGTGAAGGAGATATCGGCAAGCATTTTCCAGATACCGACACTAAGTTTAAAGATGCTGATTCACAAAAGCTATTGCAAGAAGTATGGAAACTAGTTGAAGAAAAAGGTTATAAACTTGGTAATATCGATTGTACTGTGATTGCACAAGCCCCTAAGCTTGCACCATATATCAAAGCAATCCAGGAAAATATTGCTTGTCTCCTGCAATGTGAGAAGGAGCAAATTAATGTTAAAGCGACAACTACAGAAAAGCTTGGTTTTACCGGAAGAAAAGAAGGGATAGCTGCACAAGCTGTTATCCTGCTGATGAAGAAATAA
- the gltX gene encoding glutamate--tRNA ligase → MGNEVRVRYAPSPTGHLHIGNARTALFNYLYAKHLGGSFIIRTEDTDDKRNVEGGEESQLRYLKWLGLEWDEGADIGGEYGPYRQTERLDIYQKYVDELLERGLAYKCYMTEEELEAEREEQRANGQVPKYSGAHRDLTEDQIKQFEAEGRKPSIRFRVPDNKTYTFNDIVRGNITFESSDFGDWVMVKKNGIPTYNFAVAIDDNHMKISHVLRGEEHISNTPKQMMIFDAFGWDAPQYGHMTLILNENRKKLSKRDEHILQFIEQYKNLGYLPEALFNFITLLGWSPVGEEELFTQEEFIKIFDPERLSTSPAIFDPAKLKWMNNQYIKQASLDEVVELSLPHLIEAGKLPADMNGEQKDWAVNLISLYHDQLSYGAEIVELTELFFKTELNYNEEAMAVLKEEQVPEVLEGFLEQFSNIEELSPEAIKASIKATQKATKQKGKKLFMPIRVATTGQVHGPELPNAIHLLGEDIVKARLENVLERIK, encoded by the coding sequence ATGGGAAATGAAGTACGTGTACGCTATGCACCAAGTCCAACAGGGCATTTGCATATTGGAAACGCAAGAACAGCACTTTTTAATTATTTATATGCCAAACATTTGGGTGGATCATTCATTATTCGTACCGAAGATACGGATGATAAGCGTAATGTTGAAGGTGGCGAAGAAAGTCAATTACGCTATTTAAAGTGGCTCGGATTGGAATGGGATGAAGGTGCAGATATCGGTGGTGAGTATGGACCATACCGTCAAACAGAGCGTTTAGATATTTATCAGAAATATGTGGATGAGCTGTTAGAGCGTGGTCTTGCATATAAATGTTATATGACAGAAGAAGAGTTGGAAGCAGAACGTGAAGAACAGCGTGCTAATGGACAAGTGCCGAAGTATTCTGGAGCACACCGCGATTTAACCGAGGATCAAATAAAACAATTCGAAGCGGAAGGTCGTAAGCCTAGTATTCGTTTCCGTGTGCCAGATAATAAAACCTATACATTCAATGATATTGTACGTGGTAACATTACCTTTGAATCCAGTGATTTTGGTGACTGGGTAATGGTGAAGAAAAATGGTATTCCAACTTACAACTTCGCTGTTGCGATTGATGATAATCATATGAAAATAAGCCATGTATTACGTGGGGAAGAGCATATTTCGAATACACCAAAACAAATGATGATTTTTGATGCATTTGGTTGGGATGCACCCCAATACGGCCATATGACATTAATATTAAATGAAAATCGCAAAAAGTTAAGTAAACGTGACGAGCATATCTTGCAATTCATTGAACAATATAAAAATCTTGGTTACTTACCAGAGGCATTGTTCAACTTTATTACATTACTAGGTTGGTCACCAGTTGGCGAAGAGGAACTGTTTACTCAAGAAGAATTTATTAAGATATTTGATCCAGAACGTTTGTCAACATCACCAGCAATCTTTGACCCGGCAAAATTAAAATGGATGAATAATCAATATATTAAACAGGCTTCTTTGGATGAAGTGGTGGAACTAAGCTTGCCACACTTAATCGAAGCAGGTAAACTGCCAGCTGACATGAACGGAGAGCAAAAAGACTGGGCAGTGAATTTAATCAGTTTATATCATGACCAATTATCTTATGGTGCAGAAATTGTCGAGTTAACAGAACTTTTCTTCAAAACAGAACTTAACTATAATGAAGAAGCAATGGCAGTACTTAAAGAAGAGCAGGTGCCAGAAGTATTGGAAGGCTTTTTGGAGCAATTTAGTAATATAGAAGAATTGTCACCCGAAGCAATCAAAGCAAGTATTAAAGCAACACAAAAAGCGACAAAGCAAAAAGGTAAAAAACTATTTATGCCGATTCGTGTTGCGACAACTGGACAGGTTCATGGCCCTGAATTACCGAATGCGATTCATCTTTTAGGGGAAGATATTGTCAAAGCAAGACTGGAAAATGTATTAGAACGAATCAAATAA
- the cysE gene encoding serine O-acetyltransferase: protein MGFFKLLKEDIEVVFDQDPAARTYFEVCLTYSGLHAIWSHRIAHTFYRKKFFFIARVISQISRFFTGIEIHPGAKIGKRFFIDHGMGVVIGETCEIGDNVTIYQGVTLGGTGKEKGKRHPTLKDNALVATGAKVLGSITIGESSKVGAGSVVLKDVPDHSTVVGIPGRIVIQNGEKVRKDLDHHKLPDPISEVLKEMDDEMQRLKKELEDLKGANRHDD from the coding sequence GTGGGTTTTTTCAAATTACTCAAAGAAGACATCGAAGTTGTTTTTGATCAAGACCCGGCAGCAAGAACCTATTTCGAAGTTTGTTTAACGTATTCTGGTTTACACGCCATATGGTCACACCGAATCGCACACACGTTTTACCGGAAAAAATTCTTTTTCATTGCCAGAGTCATTTCACAAATCAGTCGCTTTTTTACTGGTATCGAAATTCACCCAGGCGCCAAAATTGGCAAACGCTTTTTCATTGACCACGGGATGGGCGTAGTCATTGGTGAAACATGCGAAATCGGAGATAATGTAACGATATACCAAGGCGTTACGTTAGGTGGTACAGGTAAAGAAAAAGGAAAACGGCACCCAACCCTTAAAGATAATGCACTAGTCGCCACAGGAGCAAAAGTATTAGGATCGATTACAATTGGTGAAAGCTCAAAAGTCGGTGCCGGTTCTGTTGTATTAAAAGATGTTCCGGATCATTCAACTGTTGTCGGAATACCAGGAAGAATTGTTATACAAAATGGAGAGAAAGTACGTAAAGACTTAGATCATCATAAGCTTCCCGACCCTATTAGTGAAGTGTTGAAAGAAATGGATGATGAGATGCAACGATTAAAAAAAGAATTAGAAGACTTAAAAGGAGCGAATCGACATGACGATTAG
- the cysS gene encoding cysteine--tRNA ligase has protein sequence MTISIYNTLTRKKQKFEPIEPNRVKMYVCGPTVYNYIHIGNARPAIVFDTVRRYFEYKGYQVDYVLNFTDVDDKLINAAKELGEEVPTIAERFIKAYKEDVGVLGVKEAVHHPRVTETMDDIISFISTLIDKGHAYEADGDVYFKTRSFEQYGKLSHQSIDELRSGARIQVGEKKQDPLDFALWKQVKDGEISWESPWGKGRPGWHVECSAMAKKYLGDTIDIHAGGQDLTFPHHENEIAQSEAGNGTSFANYWMHNGYINIDNEKMSKSLGNFVLAHDLIQKHDPKVLRFFMLSVHYRNPINFSDALLESAKNSFDRILNALTNLEHRKESTVNLADDNQKWLDKVESLKQQFEKEMDDDFNTANAIAIIFDLVKEANVYLKSDHTHADVIDAFMDTITAWLEVLGIPQTDEEALLDEEIEVLIEKRIEARKNKDFQLADQIRDDLKERNIILEDTPQGTRWKRG, from the coding sequence ATGACGATTAGTATATACAATACACTTACACGAAAAAAACAGAAATTTGAACCAATAGAGCCGAATCGTGTCAAGATGTATGTGTGTGGTCCAACCGTTTATAACTACATTCATATCGGAAATGCACGTCCAGCTATCGTTTTCGATACAGTAAGAAGATATTTTGAATATAAAGGGTATCAAGTAGACTATGTTCTCAATTTCACAGATGTCGATGATAAGCTGATCAACGCTGCTAAGGAATTAGGAGAAGAAGTACCAACTATTGCTGAACGTTTTATCAAAGCTTATAAAGAAGATGTCGGTGTCCTAGGTGTAAAAGAAGCCGTTCACCATCCTAGAGTAACAGAAACAATGGATGACATCATTAGCTTTATTTCTACCTTAATCGATAAAGGGCATGCCTATGAAGCGGATGGTGATGTCTATTTCAAAACAAGATCATTTGAACAGTATGGTAAGCTATCCCATCAATCGATTGATGAATTAAGATCAGGTGCACGTATCCAAGTGGGTGAGAAAAAACAAGATCCGCTAGATTTTGCTTTGTGGAAACAAGTGAAAGATGGAGAAATATCTTGGGAATCACCGTGGGGGAAAGGCCGTCCAGGTTGGCATGTTGAGTGCTCGGCAATGGCTAAAAAGTATCTCGGTGATACGATTGATATTCATGCCGGTGGTCAAGATTTAACGTTCCCACATCATGAAAACGAAATTGCCCAATCTGAAGCAGGTAATGGAACATCATTCGCAAATTATTGGATGCATAATGGGTATATTAATATCGATAATGAAAAAATGTCGAAATCACTCGGTAATTTTGTGTTAGCTCATGATTTAATTCAAAAGCATGATCCAAAAGTATTGCGTTTCTTTATGTTAAGTGTCCACTATCGAAACCCGATCAATTTTAGTGATGCATTATTAGAGAGTGCGAAAAATAGTTTTGACCGGATTCTAAATGCTTTAACGAATCTGGAACACCGTAAAGAATCTACTGTTAATTTAGCCGACGATAATCAAAAATGGTTGGATAAAGTAGAATCGTTAAAACAACAATTTGAAAAAGAAATGGATGATGACTTTAATACCGCGAATGCAATAGCGATTATCTTTGATCTTGTTAAAGAAGCTAATGTTTATTTGAAGTCAGACCATACACATGCAGACGTAATTGATGCATTTATGGATACAATAACAGCGTGGTTAGAGGTGTTAGGTATTCCTCAGACAGATGAAGAGGCATTGCTTGATGAAGAGATAGAAGTGTTAATAGAAAAAAGAATCGAAGCAAGAAAAAACAAAGACTTTCAACTAGCAGATCAAATTCGTGATGATCTGAAAGAACGCAATATCATTCTTGAGGATACACCACAAGGTACAAGATGGAAGCGAGGTTAA
- a CDS encoding Mini-ribonuclease 3, translated as MMTQQQPKEMKSLALAYMGDAIYEKYVREYLINKGTVKVQQLHQHAVQFVKATSQAKVVHHWMETNQLTTEELAVVKRGRNAKSGSVPKNTSVQAYRHSTAFEALIGFLYLDQQYERLELLIKQAIDITEKGEGQE; from the coding sequence ATGATGACACAGCAGCAGCCAAAAGAAATGAAAAGTCTTGCCTTGGCTTATATGGGGGATGCGATTTACGAAAAATACGTAAGGGAATATTTAATAAATAAAGGGACTGTCAAAGTACAGCAGCTCCATCAACATGCTGTACAATTTGTAAAAGCAACCTCCCAAGCAAAAGTAGTTCATCATTGGATGGAAACAAATCAACTTACAACAGAAGAACTGGCTGTAGTTAAAAGGGGACGAAATGCCAAATCCGGTTCGGTCCCCAAGAATACCAGTGTACAAGCTTATCGGCACAGTACAGCGTTCGAAGCGTTAATTGGGTTTCTATACTTAGACCAACAGTATGAACGGTTAGAGTTATTAATAAAACAAGCGATTGACATTACAGAGAAAGGAGAGGGTCAAGAATGA
- the rlmB gene encoding 23S rRNA (guanosine(2251)-2'-O)-methyltransferase RlmB — translation MSGEWIIGKNTVMEALESDRSIQKLYLTENLNAPLAKKLQGLAKAKNAPVQRVPKKKLDQLVDGNHQGIAALVAAYDYASLDQLFDIAEKRDEPPFFLILDEIEDPHNLGSILRSADATGAHGVIIPKRRAVGLTATVAKTSVGAIEHIPVVRVTNIAQTIEELKMRNVWIVGTEAEATEDYRKLDGQLPIALVIGNEGKGISRLVKKNCDWTVSLPMSGSVSSLNASVAASLLMYEVFRKRDEHGES, via the coding sequence ATGAGCGGAGAATGGATCATTGGTAAGAATACAGTCATGGAAGCATTAGAATCCGATCGTTCTATCCAGAAATTATATCTGACAGAAAATCTCAATGCACCATTAGCAAAAAAGCTCCAAGGTTTAGCGAAGGCAAAAAATGCCCCGGTCCAACGAGTACCCAAAAAGAAATTAGACCAATTAGTTGATGGGAATCATCAAGGTATTGCAGCGTTAGTTGCAGCTTATGACTATGCATCTTTAGATCAGTTGTTTGACATAGCAGAAAAAAGGGATGAACCGCCGTTCTTTTTAATTTTGGATGAAATAGAAGATCCGCATAACTTAGGTTCCATTCTACGTAGTGCAGATGCAACAGGTGCTCATGGTGTTATTATCCCGAAACGAAGAGCGGTAGGACTAACCGCTACTGTTGCCAAAACATCTGTAGGAGCGATAGAACATATTCCGGTTGTGCGAGTAACAAATATTGCACAGACAATAGAAGAATTAAAAATGCGAAATGTATGGATCGTTGGTACAGAAGCAGAGGCTACAGAGGATTATCGTAAACTAGATGGTCAGCTGCCTATTGCCCTTGTCATTGGCAATGAAGGTAAAGGAATAAGCCGCTTAGTAAAGAAAAATTGTGATTGGACAGTTAGTTTACCAATGAGTGGATCTGTCTCCTCTTTAAACGCCTCCGTTGCAGCAAGTTTATTAATGTATGAAGTATTCCGAAAAAGAGACGAACATGGTGAGTCCTAA
- a CDS encoding NYN domain-containing protein → MDVLLVDGYNMIGAWEELKALKDKDLEQARLLLIDKMAEYQAYRKRKVIVVFDAYEVRGLENRQQQYKVQVIFTKENETADQCIERLVKEFKNVRTKVFVATSDYTEQRTIFAQGAFRISARELDIELKNIQKEIEVDIEEHQQNKIKSKIPLDDTVLQVFEKWRRGNK, encoded by the coding sequence ATGGATGTACTCTTAGTCGATGGATACAACATGATTGGTGCTTGGGAGGAATTAAAGGCTTTAAAGGATAAGGATTTAGAACAAGCAAGACTCCTGTTAATTGACAAAATGGCAGAATACCAAGCATACCGTAAGAGAAAAGTAATCGTCGTTTTCGATGCCTATGAAGTAAGAGGTTTGGAAAATAGGCAACAACAATATAAAGTACAGGTAATCTTTACGAAAGAAAACGAAACTGCTGACCAATGTATTGAGCGCCTCGTTAAAGAGTTTAAGAATGTACGGACAAAGGTTTTTGTAGCAACTTCTGATTATACAGAACAGCGTACGATTTTTGCACAAGGAGCATTTCGAATCTCTGCGAGGGAATTGGATATCGAATTAAAAAATATTCAAAAGGAGATTGAGGTAGATATAGAAGAACATCAACAAAATAAAATAAAGAGTAAAATTCCGTTGGACGACACCGTGTTGCAAGTGTTTGAGAAATGGCGCCGTGGTAATAAATAA
- the sigH gene encoding RNA polymerase sporulation sigma factor SigH, which yields MRVENRDTDFQHLDDNELVLLVQNGDTQALEFLIQRYKSFVRAKAKTYFLVGADHEDIAQEGMIGLYKAIRDFQEDKLASFKAFAELCITRQIITAIKTATRQKHMPLNSYVSLDKPIYNDDSERTLLDVLEATIAMDPQELLVNRERYGDMENKLAELLSKLEREVLLLYLEGKSYQEISSELNRHAKSIDNALQRVKRKLEKYLEASGIYIS from the coding sequence ATGCGAGTAGAAAATAGAGATACTGACTTTCAGCATTTAGACGATAATGAATTAGTATTGCTAGTGCAGAACGGAGACACACAAGCGCTCGAATTTTTAATTCAACGATATAAATCTTTCGTTCGAGCGAAAGCCAAAACGTATTTTCTCGTAGGAGCTGATCATGAAGATATTGCACAAGAGGGAATGATCGGTCTCTATAAAGCGATTCGTGATTTCCAAGAGGACAAGCTTGCCTCCTTTAAAGCCTTTGCAGAATTATGTATTACCAGACAAATCATCACAGCTATTAAAACAGCCACAAGGCAAAAGCATATGCCGTTGAACTCTTATGTTTCTTTAGACAAGCCGATCTATAACGATGATTCTGAGAGGACATTGTTAGATGTTTTAGAAGCTACTATTGCGATGGATCCGCAAGAATTGCTCGTTAATAGAGAACGTTATGGAGATATGGAAAATAAGTTAGCAGAATTGCTAAGTAAGTTAGAGCGGGAAGTATTATTACTTTACCTTGAAGGAAAATCCTATCAAGAAATTTCTTCCGAATTAAATCGCCACGCTAAATCTATCGACAATGCATTGCAACGAGTAAAAAGAAAGTTAGAAAAATACTTAGAAGCTAGTGGTATATATATATCTTAA
- the rpmG gene encoding 50S ribosomal protein L33, which translates to MGKKIALACEVCHSRNYSTEKNPSISDRIEIKKFCKRCNRHTIHRETK; encoded by the coding sequence TTGGGTAAAAAAATAGCACTTGCGTGCGAGGTTTGTCATAGTAGAAATTATAGTACGGAAAAGAATCCATCGATTTCTGATCGAATTGAAATAAAGAAATTTTGTAAAAGGTGTAACCGGCATACCATTCACCGCGAAACAAAGTAG
- the secE gene encoding preprotein translocase subunit SecE — protein sequence MKPVTFLKNVNREMKKVSWPRGRELTRYTITVVFTVAFVTVFFALIDLGITQLLNMLFE from the coding sequence GTGAAACCAGTTACTTTTTTAAAGAATGTCAATCGGGAAATGAAGAAAGTTTCTTGGCCAAGAGGCCGTGAGTTAACTCGTTATACGATTACAGTAGTTTTTACCGTTGCTTTTGTAACAGTTTTTTTTGCACTTATTGATTTAGGTATTACACAACTTCTTAATATGTTATTTGAATAA
- the nusG gene encoding transcription termination/antitermination protein NusG — MEKNWYVVHTYSGYENKVKTNLEKRLESMGMEDKIFRVLVPEDEETEIKNGKKKIAKKKVFPGYVLAEMVMTDDSWYVVRNTPGVTGFVGSAGSGSKPTPLLEEEVESILKRMGYDEPVTEVDFEMKETVEVVDGPFNGFSGSIEKIDLDKQKVKVHVNMFGRETPVELDFSQVKKLS; from the coding sequence ATGGAAAAAAACTGGTATGTCGTGCATACTTATTCAGGTTATGAAAACAAAGTAAAAACCAATTTAGAAAAACGATTAGAATCTATGGGGATGGAAGACAAGATTTTCCGTGTATTAGTCCCAGAAGATGAAGAAACAGAAATTAAGAACGGAAAAAAGAAAATAGCTAAAAAGAAAGTATTCCCAGGGTATGTGTTAGCCGAAATGGTTATGACAGATGATTCCTGGTATGTTGTGCGTAATACTCCAGGTGTGACAGGTTTCGTAGGATCTGCTGGTTCAGGATCCAAACCGACACCACTATTGGAAGAAGAAGTAGAATCTATTTTGAAGCGCATGGGTTATGATGAACCAGTTACGGAAGTAGACTTTGAAATGAAAGAAACGGTGGAAGTAGTAGATGGACCATTTAACGGCTTCTCCGGTTCCATTGAAAAAATAGATTTAGATAAACAAAAAGTAAAAGTCCATGTTAATATGTTTGGTAGAGAAACACCAGTTGAATTGGATTTTTCACAAGTTAAGAAGTTATCATAA
- the rplK gene encoding 50S ribosomal protein L11: MAKKVESVVKLQIPAGKANPAPPVGPALGQAGINIMGFCKEFNAQTQDQAGMIIPVEITVFEDRSFTFITKTPPAAVLLKKAAGIETASGEPNRNKVATLNRDKVREIAELKMPDLNAADVEAAMRMVEGTARSMGIVIED; the protein is encoded by the coding sequence GTGGCTAAAAAAGTAGAATCAGTTGTAAAACTACAAATTCCAGCAGGAAAAGCAAATCCCGCACCACCAGTTGGGCCAGCATTAGGTCAAGCAGGTATTAACATCATGGGATTCTGTAAAGAGTTTAACGCTCAAACCCAGGATCAAGCTGGTATGATTATTCCAGTAGAAATTACGGTATTTGAAGACCGTTCATTTACATTTATTACAAAAACTCCACCAGCAGCAGTGTTGCTTAAAAAAGCAGCTGGTATTGAAACTGCGTCAGGTGAACCAAATCGTAACAAAGTGGCAACACTTAATCGCGACAAGGTTAGAGAAATCGCAGAATTAAAAATGCCAGACTTAAATGCTGCTGATGTTGAAGCTGCAATGCGTATGGTCGAAGGTACTGCACGTAGCATGGGTATCGTTATCGAAGACTAA
- the rplA gene encoding 50S ribosomal protein L1 — MAKKTKKQQEALKLVDRTKVYEAKEALELVQKASTANFDETVEAAFRLGVDPKKADQQIRGAMVLPHGTGKTQTVLVFAKGDKAKEAEAAGADYVGDQDLINKINQGWFEFDVVVATPDMMAEVGKLGRVLGPKGLMPNPKTGTVTFEVEKAVNEIKAGKVEYRVDKQSNIHVPIGKVSFDLDKLVDNFNALADTVAKAKPQAAKGTYIRNVAVSSTMGPGVKVDSSAFTK; from the coding sequence ATGGCAAAGAAAACAAAAAAGCAACAAGAAGCATTAAAACTTGTTGATCGTACAAAAGTTTACGAAGCAAAAGAAGCATTAGAATTAGTTCAAAAAGCTTCTACTGCAAATTTTGACGAAACGGTTGAAGCTGCTTTTCGTCTTGGAGTAGATCCAAAGAAAGCAGACCAACAAATCCGTGGAGCAATGGTGCTACCACACGGAACTGGTAAAACACAAACAGTTCTTGTATTTGCAAAAGGGGACAAAGCGAAAGAAGCAGAGGCTGCTGGCGCTGATTATGTAGGGGATCAAGACTTAATCAACAAAATCAACCAAGGTTGGTTCGAGTTTGATGTAGTCGTGGCAACTCCTGACATGATGGCTGAAGTAGGTAAGCTTGGTCGTGTATTAGGACCAAAAGGTCTTATGCCAAACCCTAAAACTGGAACAGTAACTTTCGAAGTAGAAAAAGCTGTTAATGAAATCAAAGCAGGTAAGGTAGAATATCGTGTGGATAAACAATCAAACATTCACGTGCCAATTGGTAAAGTATCGTTTGATCTTGATAAGCTTGTAGACAACTTTAATGCATTAGCAGATACAGTTGCCAAAGCAAAACCACAAGCTGCTAAAGGTACGTATATTCGTAACGTAGCAGTATCATCTACAATGGGACCTGGCGTTAAAGTAGATTCATCAGCTTTCACAAAATAA